A window from Chitinophaga filiformis encodes these proteins:
- a CDS encoding right-handed parallel beta-helix repeat-containing protein, translating into MKNRNFFAQSVIAATTLLFAVSSCKKEAIFDEKLDAGNNLAITATTNGREFTLVPDVNGRLVIDNTSKVYQPGDIISLKGSFKSVQAINLSGDASAPITVRNLTGTTVTIGNPEWNGGAYSVACVFWNCHYIRFGGQSGQSQIIISGSTQAARAAYYDLQLGNKTDNIEVSNLTIQNGGNGIVAKTDPVKGDATTAYPNTVMNNLQIHDLLIKNTTNEAMYIGHTATYWDLTSNVPYYGATSAFTPNHQYVQPIIWRNVKIYNNKVQDIGLDGIQTAAIDQLEVYNNEVTNWAMQKNSSHNGGILIGGRTTNTNTHDNYVHDGWGELCQFYGSGENGATHVMRNNLFRHTQQDGVSMRGSANAIVEFTNNTIAYTGGNSLRINGYTGQTGPQIINANAFIRPLNGAATIYPKNYIYLEVGAVAKEGVGELENKKFPTWSSAKVDAIYFQPLSGSLMGTAGYRKL; encoded by the coding sequence ATGAAGAATCGTAATTTTTTCGCGCAATCAGTGATTGCCGCCACTACATTATTGTTTGCTGTAAGCAGTTGTAAGAAAGAAGCCATATTTGATGAGAAACTCGATGCAGGTAACAATCTGGCAATTACCGCCACTACCAACGGAAGAGAATTCACACTTGTCCCTGACGTAAACGGCCGCCTGGTTATTGACAACACCAGCAAAGTATACCAGCCCGGGGACATCATCAGCCTGAAAGGTTCCTTTAAGTCGGTGCAGGCCATCAATCTGAGCGGAGATGCGTCAGCACCTATTACTGTACGCAACCTGACCGGTACCACCGTTACCATTGGAAATCCTGAGTGGAACGGTGGCGCGTACAGTGTTGCCTGTGTATTCTGGAATTGTCACTACATACGTTTCGGCGGACAATCAGGCCAGTCGCAAATTATTATCAGTGGATCCACGCAGGCGGCAAGGGCAGCTTATTATGACCTGCAACTGGGGAACAAGACAGACAATATAGAGGTTTCTAACCTGACCATTCAAAATGGCGGCAACGGTATTGTAGCTAAAACAGACCCGGTGAAAGGGGATGCAACAACTGCTTATCCAAACACCGTTATGAACAACCTGCAGATCCACGACCTGTTGATCAAAAACACTACCAATGAGGCAATGTATATTGGTCATACCGCCACCTACTGGGATCTTACCAGCAACGTTCCTTATTATGGTGCAACATCAGCATTCACGCCAAATCACCAGTATGTACAACCTATCATCTGGCGAAATGTGAAGATCTATAACAATAAAGTGCAGGATATCGGTCTGGATGGTATACAAACTGCCGCTATCGATCAGCTGGAGGTCTACAATAACGAGGTGACCAACTGGGCGATGCAGAAGAATTCATCACACAATGGTGGTATTCTGATCGGCGGCCGTACCACCAACACTAATACACATGATAACTATGTTCACGATGGCTGGGGAGAACTGTGCCAGTTCTATGGCTCGGGAGAAAATGGCGCGACGCACGTTATGCGCAATAACCTGTTCAGGCACACACAACAGGATGGAGTGAGCATGAGAGGGAGCGCTAATGCGATCGTAGAGTTTACAAACAATACAATTGCCTATACCGGCGGGAATAGCCTCCGTATCAATGGGTATACCGGTCAAACCGGCCCGCAGATCATAAATGCGAATGCGTTTATCCGTCCGCTGAACGGAGCAGCTACCATCTATCCTAAGAACTATATCTACCTGGAGGTTGGCGCAGTGGCGAAGGAAGGCGTAGGAGAACTGGAGAATAAGAAATTCCCCACATGGTCTTCAGCGAAGGTAGATGCTATATACTTCCAGCCACTTTCAGGTTCTTTAATGGGAACTGCAGGTTACAGGAAATTATAA
- a CDS encoding VOC family protein gives MATKIFINLPVKDLAKSIDFFSTLGFSFNPQFTDEKAGCMIISDNIFAMLLTDAYFTTFTPKKVCDTKTSTEVLIAIDAASKEEVQQYINKARQAGAGIYAEAQDYGWMY, from the coding sequence ATGGCAACAAAAATTTTTATCAATCTTCCGGTTAAGGATCTTGCAAAGTCGATCGATTTTTTTTCAACCCTCGGATTTAGTTTCAATCCCCAGTTTACTGATGAAAAAGCCGGCTGTATGATCATCAGCGATAACATCTTTGCTATGCTGCTCACAGACGCGTATTTCACCACTTTTACGCCCAAAAAGGTGTGTGATACTAAAACGAGCACCGAAGTACTCATAGCAATAGATGCTGCTTCAAAGGAAGAAGTACAGCAATATATCAACAAAGCCAGGCAGGCCGGCGCAGGGATCTATGCAGAAGCACAGGACTATGGCTGGATGTACTAG
- a CDS encoding Crp/Fnr family transcriptional regulator, which produces MEEFFKKIAEYTTLSNESELAWVKILRSRRFNKGDYLVRQGETARTVAFVCKGLLSQYSLADDGNTFIKRFFSEGYFAASTTSLLSESPSITSIEAIEHTVAWEYDFREFKRLTERYKDIAAFYIAYMERHWILEKEPEEIGFRQNTARDRYDDFVKKYPHLINRIKKHQIASYLGITPTQMSRIFFANK; this is translated from the coding sequence ATGGAAGAATTTTTCAAGAAGATCGCTGAATATACCACTCTTAGCAACGAATCGGAACTGGCCTGGGTCAAGATCCTGCGCAGCCGCCGGTTTAATAAGGGAGATTACCTGGTGCGCCAGGGCGAAACAGCCCGCACAGTGGCCTTTGTTTGCAAAGGATTGCTTAGCCAGTATTCTCTTGCAGATGACGGTAACACCTTTATAAAACGATTCTTTTCAGAAGGCTATTTTGCCGCTTCCACTACTTCGCTGTTAAGTGAGTCGCCCAGTATAACCAGTATCGAGGCTATCGAGCATACAGTTGCCTGGGAGTACGATTTCCGGGAGTTTAAACGGCTCACGGAACGATACAAGGACATCGCAGCTTTTTATATCGCCTATATGGAACGTCATTGGATCCTGGAAAAGGAACCCGAGGAAATCGGCTTCCGTCAGAATACTGCCAGGGACAGGTACGATGATTTCGTCAAAAAGTATCCGCATCTGATCAACCGCATAAAAAAACACCAGATCGCCTCTTACCTCGGAATTACTCCTACCCAAATGAGCCGCATCTTCTTTGCCAATAAATAA
- a CDS encoding PKD domain-containing protein — MKRSLLLILVVLTGIGLNANAYVEPTVRSVAPKAVPDPVFTYRVTTLWGTNPLIQYATIWITTPIPADLSQVSNIDWDFGDGSAPALNARPLVNHFYQPGTYTVTLTLTYVTGEVFVVTKEVVITLP; from the coding sequence ATGAAAAGATCCTTGTTATTAATCCTTGTAGTACTTACCGGTATCGGCCTAAATGCAAATGCCTATGTAGAGCCCACTGTAAGATCAGTGGCTCCGAAAGCCGTACCGGATCCGGTATTTACGTACCGTGTAACTACCTTATGGGGTACCAATCCGCTGATACAGTATGCTACAATCTGGATTACCACGCCCATACCTGCCGACCTGAGCCAGGTTAGCAATATCGACTGGGATTTTGGTGACGGATCAGCGCCTGCCTTGAATGCTCGTCCGCTGGTTAACCATTTCTATCAACCTGGTACCTATACGGTTACACTTACTTTGACGTATGTAACAGGAGAGGTGTTTGTGGTGACGAAAGAAGTGGTTATTACATTACCTTGA
- a CDS encoding PKD domain-containing protein has translation MKRSLLLILAVLVSIGMYAKTGNAKVPTPTFDVRVTTIVASTTLYHASVFLTNPGPGDRDQIANINWDFGDGSAPVINGGPVTGHYYQPGTYTITLTLTYVGGETFTITKQVVVTPIEP, from the coding sequence ATGAAAAGATCATTGTTGTTGATTCTTGCGGTACTTGTCAGCATTGGCATGTACGCAAAGACCGGTAATGCAAAAGTGCCCACACCCACGTTTGACGTGCGCGTAACCACGATAGTGGCTTCGACTACGCTTTATCACGCTTCTGTTTTCCTCACAAATCCAGGTCCCGGCGACAGGGATCAGATTGCCAACATTAACTGGGACTTCGGTGATGGTTCTGCTCCTGTAATAAATGGCGGTCCGGTTACAGGTCACTACTATCAGCCGGGTACTTATACCATTACACTTACATTAACCTATGTAGGCGGTGAGACATTTACAATCACAAAGCAGGTTGTTGTTACACCCATTGAACCTTAG
- a CDS encoding acyl-CoA desaturase — protein MVIAIFFISIWYLSLFSQTFFQHRYAAHGAFTMSKGWERFFFIVAYITQGSSYMSPRTYGIMHRLHHAHTDTPLDPHSPSNSSNIFSMMWHTRVVYQDILHHRMEVDERYSKNLPSWDRFDRFANGSFSRLFWVALYVLFFVVFATSPWLYLLLPIVITMGAFHGAIVNWFAHKYGYINFRLKNTAMNLLFVDVLMLGESYHNNHHKHPAAVNFGRRWYEIDPVYYVVRLFSFLKIIRLVRHKGFRPAIAH, from the coding sequence ATGGTCATTGCCATCTTTTTTATTTCCATCTGGTATCTGTCATTGTTCTCGCAAACATTTTTCCAGCACAGATATGCGGCCCATGGCGCCTTTACGATGAGTAAAGGATGGGAACGCTTCTTTTTTATTGTCGCATATATCACGCAGGGCTCATCATATATGAGCCCCAGGACATATGGCATCATGCACAGGCTCCATCATGCGCACACTGATACGCCCCTTGATCCGCATTCTCCGTCAAATTCGTCCAATATTTTCTCGATGATGTGGCACACAAGAGTGGTATACCAGGACATTTTACATCATAGAATGGAAGTGGACGAGCGGTACAGCAAAAATCTTCCTTCCTGGGACCGCTTTGATCGGTTTGCCAATGGTAGTTTTTCAAGGCTGTTCTGGGTGGCGCTCTACGTCTTGTTTTTTGTAGTGTTTGCGACAAGCCCTTGGCTGTATTTGCTATTGCCGATCGTTATTACAATGGGTGCTTTCCATGGGGCGATCGTTAACTGGTTTGCACATAAGTATGGCTACATTAATTTCAGGTTGAAAAATACGGCGATGAATTTGCTATTTGTGGATGTACTTATGTTGGGTGAGTCTTATCATAACAATCACCATAAGCATCCCGCTGCTGTTAATTTTGGTCGTCGCTGGTATGAGATTGATCCTGTATATTATGTAGTTCGTTTATTCTCCTTCCTAAAAATCATCAGGCTTGTGAGACATAAAGGTTTTAGACCGGCTATTGCTCACTAG
- a CDS encoding ABC transporter permease: MLKNYLRSAWQNLRSHKTYVAINTIGLAVGIAACLLIFLLIQYETGFDTFHKRKERIYRIVAATKTPEGMNYSEGSAFRLAEGLRIDYPQLESVTRVYARREKQITLLNDNGATLQKKFKENVLYAEPEFFDIFNFPFLAGNPKTALSAPNTLVLTQAKAEKYFGDWHTTIGKLIKFDNEQVFKVTGILKNAPVNTDFPPQFVLSFKSAEREDILTDWGSQDGSLNTFVVLPENMPPQQFDKDLKSFVKKNVPAEFANHGYILQRLSDIHFESRFGTYSGKTFSKKLIAALSLIGIFLLIIACINFINLATARAVNRSKEVGIRKVLGSSKRQLVVQFLSETCLITLLAVVIAIGIALLALPPLNQLLQTMVKIQADLPLLIFLFSLVISVTFLSGFYPAIILSGFSPINVLKNKFTGRTTTGLSMRRVLVIFQFAVAQALIIGTLIVVRQMNFFQNASIGFDKAAIVTVPIPNDSARLSKMDVLKTQLMQLAGIENVSLSAFSPMDKAGWDSDFKFDNALKKSDFRADFKWADADYFKTYNIQFIAGGPYSQADTVNGFVVNERMVKKLGFKKPEDIIGKKIDFWDGSMVAPVVGVVKDFNGSSLAKEMTPVVLGSHKLIYRLINVKIQPQNAGQTLVAIERLWNNMYPDFIYEYQFLDDKIASFYKQERQLSQLFKIFSAIAILISCLGLYGFVSFMAVQRTKEVGIRKVLGASVFNILYLISREFTVLIGIAFLLAAPIAYYVMHKWLQNFAYRINIGLGIFLLTIFISQIIAWLTVGYQAIKAALANPVKSLRAE, translated from the coding sequence ATGTTAAAGAATTATTTAAGATCGGCATGGCAAAATTTACGCAGCCATAAAACATATGTAGCGATTAATACCATCGGCTTAGCGGTAGGTATTGCCGCCTGTCTGCTGATCTTCTTATTAATTCAATACGAAACAGGTTTTGATACCTTCCATAAACGTAAAGAGCGCATCTACAGAATTGTAGCGGCAACCAAAACTCCGGAGGGAATGAACTATTCAGAAGGTAGTGCCTTCCGTTTGGCAGAAGGCCTGCGAATAGATTATCCGCAGCTGGAAAGCGTTACCCGCGTATATGCACGCCGTGAGAAGCAGATTACCTTGCTAAATGATAACGGGGCTACGTTGCAAAAGAAATTTAAAGAAAATGTGCTCTATGCGGAGCCCGAATTTTTCGACATATTCAATTTTCCCTTCCTTGCAGGTAATCCCAAAACGGCCTTATCAGCACCTAATACTTTGGTGCTTACACAGGCCAAGGCAGAAAAATATTTCGGAGACTGGCATACAACCATCGGCAAGCTCATTAAGTTTGACAACGAGCAGGTTTTCAAGGTAACAGGTATCCTGAAAAATGCGCCCGTCAATACCGATTTTCCTCCGCAATTTGTCCTTTCTTTCAAATCTGCTGAGCGGGAGGACATTTTAACTGACTGGGGAAGCCAGGACGGGTCTTTAAACACATTTGTAGTACTTCCCGAAAACATGCCGCCACAGCAATTTGATAAGGACCTTAAAAGTTTTGTAAAAAAGAATGTCCCTGCTGAATTTGCAAACCATGGCTATATATTACAACGATTAAGCGATATACACTTTGAAAGCCGGTTCGGTACCTACAGCGGAAAAACATTCAGCAAAAAATTGATCGCCGCCTTAAGCCTGATCGGGATATTCCTTTTGATCATTGCATGTATAAACTTCATAAATCTTGCTACTGCCCGGGCTGTAAACCGTTCAAAGGAAGTGGGTATAAGGAAAGTATTGGGCAGCAGCAAAAGACAGTTGGTCGTTCAGTTCTTGAGTGAGACCTGCCTCATTACACTTCTTGCTGTAGTCATCGCCATAGGGATAGCATTACTTGCATTGCCGCCGCTTAACCAGCTCTTACAAACGATGGTAAAGATACAGGCCGACCTTCCCCTACTCATATTTTTATTCTCCCTCGTTATAAGTGTTACCTTTTTATCAGGCTTCTACCCCGCAATTATTTTATCAGGATTTAGTCCCATTAATGTGCTGAAAAATAAATTTACCGGTAGGACCACGACGGGGCTTTCTATGAGAAGAGTCCTGGTCATTTTCCAGTTTGCTGTTGCACAAGCATTGATCATCGGTACGTTAATTGTTGTGCGCCAGATGAATTTCTTTCAAAATGCTTCAATAGGCTTTGATAAAGCGGCCATCGTTACAGTGCCCATACCTAATGACAGTGCGCGCCTGTCCAAAATGGATGTATTAAAAACACAATTGATGCAGCTGGCGGGAATTGAAAATGTGAGCTTAAGTGCGTTTAGCCCCATGGATAAAGCCGGCTGGGATAGCGATTTTAAATTTGACAACGCCTTAAAAAAATCAGACTTCAGAGCCGACTTTAAATGGGCAGATGCTGATTACTTTAAAACATACAATATTCAGTTCATCGCGGGTGGACCATATAGCCAGGCAGACACGGTAAATGGCTTCGTGGTAAATGAAAGAATGGTGAAAAAATTAGGTTTCAAAAAACCTGAAGATATTATTGGAAAAAAGATAGATTTCTGGGATGGAAGTATGGTTGCACCTGTTGTTGGTGTAGTAAAAGACTTTAATGGCAGCTCCCTGGCAAAAGAAATGACGCCTGTTGTGCTGGGTTCACACAAACTGATCTACCGTTTAATTAACGTAAAAATACAGCCGCAAAATGCAGGTCAAACGTTGGTAGCAATAGAAAGGCTCTGGAACAATATGTATCCTGATTTCATATATGAGTACCAGTTCCTCGACGACAAGATTGCCAGCTTTTACAAACAGGAACGCCAGCTCTCACAATTGTTTAAAATATTTTCGGCCATAGCCATATTAATTTCCTGCCTTGGCCTGTATGGCTTTGTCTCATTCATGGCCGTACAGCGTACAAAAGAAGTAGGCATCAGAAAGGTGCTGGGTGCTTCCGTGTTTAACATTCTTTATTTAATCTCCAGAGAATTCACCGTTCTTATTGGCATAGCATTTTTATTGGCAGCCCCGATCGCCTATTACGTGATGCATAAATGGCTGCAAAACTTCGCCTACAGGATAAACATTGGCCTGGGTATATTCTTACTCACCATTTTTATTTCCCAGATCATCGCCTGGCTTACTGTGGGCTACCAGGCAATAAAGGCTGCTCTTGCAAATCCGGTCAAGAGTTTGAGAGCGGAATAG
- a CDS encoding RNA polymerase sigma factor, whose translation MINVADFHDETGLLRGLSAGDQAAFKALYDKYHHALYRKTLQILRSSSETEDVIQEAFITLWEKRNEIDTTRPLGPWLFTVTFNRAINHLKRQLREKSKAAEATLEPVTDNDFLTVEKQWNLLETAISQLSPQKRRVFQLCKMEGRTYEETSQLMGISRYTVKEYLGEVMYTLREYVHQHVSHDTTLLLFLLMYIL comes from the coding sequence TTGATTAACGTAGCAGACTTCCACGATGAAACCGGACTCCTGAGAGGATTGTCCGCCGGCGATCAGGCAGCCTTTAAAGCGCTGTATGATAAATACCACCATGCGCTATACCGCAAAACACTGCAAATACTTCGTTCCTCTTCGGAAACCGAAGATGTCATCCAGGAGGCATTTATTACACTCTGGGAGAAACGCAACGAGATTGATACAACCAGGCCATTAGGCCCCTGGCTTTTCACCGTTACCTTTAACCGTGCCATCAACCACCTCAAAAGGCAGTTGCGTGAAAAAAGCAAAGCGGCGGAAGCCACCCTGGAACCTGTTACCGATAATGATTTCCTGACTGTTGAAAAACAGTGGAACTTACTGGAAACGGCTATCAGCCAGCTATCCCCGCAAAAAAGACGTGTATTCCAGCTGTGTAAAATGGAAGGCCGCACATACGAAGAAACTTCTCAGCTGATGGGCATTTCCAGGTATACCGTAAAGGAATACCTGGGGGAAGTGATGTATACCCTAAGGGAATATGTACATCAGCATGTAAGTCACGATACTACCCTCCTTCTTTTCCTGCTGATGTATATTCTTTAA
- a CDS encoding FecR family protein, whose amino-acid sequence MKSDQQRLKEILSSPQRSAEDEQWLQSYLESTDATELRELAADIFQDHLQQDKRLSPDTSTRMWDKIRQQVDITATPVLRPYRKYRWMAAAVLVLAALTYPLLRKSQPKPFLAAASTIKPGGNKAVLTLANGAKVLLTDTGNQVIKAGNLAIQQKQGKLEYEGEAHEANAFNELTTPRGGTFQVSFPDGSRVWLNAASSIKYPLKFEGNRTVILTGQAYFEIAPDPGHPFIVKVGEMEVRVLGTSFDIMAYKDEQVVNTTLVNGAVKVLQGNTSATLHPGQQSTLNPANGKMEIAIANLENVLAWRNGKFELENTGLPTFLRQLSRWYDIEIAVEAPAEEVAAKKFGGQIGRDMDLHDVIKILDLYGVACKLENRKLTVLSVHS is encoded by the coding sequence TTGAAAAGCGATCAACAAAGACTAAAAGAGATCCTATCCTCCCCGCAGCGCAGTGCGGAAGATGAACAGTGGCTGCAGTCGTACCTGGAATCTACAGACGCTACGGAACTCCGCGAGCTGGCGGCCGATATTTTCCAGGATCACCTGCAGCAGGATAAGCGTCTCTCGCCGGATACCTCCACACGCATGTGGGATAAGATCCGGCAGCAGGTGGACATTACAGCAACACCCGTATTACGCCCTTACCGGAAATACCGGTGGATGGCCGCAGCGGTGCTTGTCCTTGCAGCTTTAACTTATCCGCTACTGCGAAAATCGCAGCCTAAGCCCTTCCTTGCAGCCGCATCTACTATAAAACCTGGCGGTAACAAAGCGGTATTGACGCTTGCAAATGGCGCCAAAGTACTCTTAACCGATACCGGCAACCAGGTGATCAAAGCCGGGAACCTGGCCATTCAACAAAAGCAGGGCAAGTTGGAATATGAAGGAGAGGCCCACGAAGCCAATGCATTTAACGAGCTTACTACCCCCCGCGGTGGCACGTTCCAGGTGAGTTTCCCTGATGGCAGCCGTGTATGGCTCAATGCGGCATCATCAATTAAATACCCCTTAAAGTTTGAGGGCAATCGAACCGTCATACTGACCGGACAGGCATACTTTGAAATTGCGCCCGATCCGGGACACCCGTTCATCGTAAAAGTCGGTGAAATGGAAGTACGGGTATTGGGAACCAGCTTCGACATCATGGCCTATAAGGACGAACAGGTAGTGAATACCACCCTGGTAAACGGAGCAGTGAAAGTGCTACAGGGAAATACATCTGCCACCCTTCACCCGGGACAACAATCAACACTGAACCCCGCCAACGGGAAAATGGAAATAGCCATTGCCAACCTGGAAAATGTACTGGCCTGGCGTAACGGAAAATTTGAACTGGAAAATACCGGCCTGCCAACTTTCCTTCGACAGCTATCAAGATGGTACGATATAGAGATTGCCGTCGAGGCGCCGGCAGAAGAAGTTGCCGCTAAGAAATTCGGGGGCCAGATAGGCAGAGATATGGATCTGCATGACGTCATAAAAATACTGGATCTCTACGGAGTTGCCTGCAAACTTGAAAACAGAAAACTTACCGTGCTCTCCGTTCATTCCTAA